A window from Plasmodium chabaudi chabaudi strain AS genome assembly, chromosome: 11 encodes these proteins:
- a CDS encoding zinc finger protein, putative, with product MKMSVTLRQHFWKTKLCPLHAENKCKEGDNCDYAHSIEDLRSIPDLKRTKLCYKLLKGEKCFNKKCNYAHNQDELKSAQNLFAYKSSMCKFIENKACLNGSTCRFAHNIDELRVPRIPEILLEKGSTEIDGKNDASYYLNDNNNTNEKINNEIMTNGESNIDNCYKIGSINNNGNINKEANINCNITGNTNCNMHTNRNNSNTCSMDTNRNNYQRINSDRSINNGNFNNNFNMLLNSFNAMHINTNGEQIYNNQNFLNKYNNSINNNYHMYKNNAMNSKRDDRKRRDKNRNKNKEKQIKQKKNNNNKNYENYANNEDNAINNHVAQSIKKKEEGNYFYDSNTTIPSSLNFEEENDKNKINEAYVSNNLEKIDVSQCCEKIEENASIESNKNVNDHYNDRSTYENCNKVAYSNGKEKSLSKNKNKKKNMNKNTNEDNKKNNTNCINGLEGQYNYMDYNNYNYLNHMYYNKMMQMKFNPSIQYMNYQQINNIEGPNDALIPNNYSKFIKPNEYGLYDHQNNMPYMVAPNYYPPYLYYYTNPCNYNQCVIPDKTINNNNDKNISDKSPLKKNSPSISDTEVCQSDNDNNEEEEIVDNQINCEKDEESEEANCEKEKLINNDNICDEIDDKINEDETNKNDDIDKNQKSQNDVNIDNSITELANKRDCIEKENKYSCIKNTHSNNNDNIIRIEDKLNDQKVENVYDETSKLKIIKNQKTEKNRHQKTKRSKLVPLNKNGKKKFNKEMHVNKDGNFNKQEEGNMETAKLVNDTVLNEQNRNCIKAQSTSSSVYSYMHNANNIQNMSYDKNLINPPVPSIEMYHNNPCHMNELTNEQMIYNLNNRNIGYYYYPYIPTAYNDEVYLN from the coding sequence atgaaaatgtcAGTAACTCTTCGTCAGCATTTCTGGAAAACTAAGCTATGCCCTCTACATGCGGAAAACAAATGTAAAGAGGGGGATAATTGTGACTATGCTCATTCTATTGAAGATCTAAGATCAATTCCAGATCTAAAAAGAACTAAGCTTTGTTATAAACTATTGAAAGGTGAAAAGTgctttaataaaaaatgcaattaTGCTCATAACCAGGATGAATTAAAATCAgcacaaaatttatttgctTATAAATCTTCAATGTGTAaatttatagaaaataaagcatGCTTAAATGGATCTACATGTCGGTTTGCTCATAACATAGATGAATTAAGAGTTCCAAGAATTCCAGAAATTTTATTAGAAAAAGGTAGCACTGAAATAGATGGAAAAAACGATGCATCCTATTATTtgaatgataataataatacaaatgaaaaaattaacaatgAAATAATGACAAATGGAGAATCTAACATTGATAATTGTTACAAAATTGGaagcataaataataatggaaatattaacaaaGAAGCCAACATCAATTGCAACATAACTGGGAATACCAACTGCAACATGCACACTAACAGAAATAATAGCAACACTTGTAGCATGGATACCAACAGGAATAATTATCAACGTATTAATAGCGACCGAAGCATTAATAATGggaattttaataataattttaatatgctACTGAATAGTTTCAACGCAATGCACATAAATACCAATGGTGAACAGATTTACAATAATCAAAATTTCTTAAATAAGTATAACAACAGCATTAACAATAACTATCATAtgtacaaaaataatgcgATGAATAGCAAAAGAGACGACAGAAAAAGAAGAGACAAAAAtagaaacaaaaataaagaaaaacaaataaaacaaaaaaaaaataataataacaaaaattatgaaaattatgcTAATAATGAAGATAACGCTATAAATAACCATGTAGCACAgtctattaaaaaaaaagaagaaggAAATTACTTTTATGATAGTAACACAACAATACCATCAAGCTTAAATTTTGAGGAAGAAaacgataaaaataaaatcaatGAAGCTTATGTAAGTAATAATCTTGAGAAAATAGACGTAAGTCAATGCTGTGAAAAAATCGAAGAAAATGCATCTATAGAATCTAACAAAAATGTAAACGACCATTATAATGATAGAAGCACTTAtgaaaattgtaataaagTTGCATACAGTAATGGCAAGGAAAAAAGTTTaagcaaaaataaaaataaaaaaaaaaatatgaataaaaataccaatgaagacaataaaaaaaataacacaaATTGTATAAATGGTCTAGAAGGgcaatataattatatggactataataattataattatttaaatcatatgtattataaCAAAATGATGCAAATGAAGTTTAATCCATCCATCCAGTATATGAATTAtcaacaaataaataatatagaggGCCCAAATGATGCTTTAATACCAAATAACTATTCAAAGTTTATTAAACCAAATGAATATGGTTTATATGATCATCAAAACAATATGCCATATATGGTTGCTCCAAATTATTATCCaccttatttatattattatacaaaCCCATGTAATTATAACCAGTGTGTAATTCCAGACAAAAcaataaacaataataatgataaaaatataagtgaTAAGAGCcccttaaaaaaaaatagcccTTCAATAAGTGATACTGAAGTTTGCCAAAGTGATAATGACAATAATGAGGAGGAGGAAATAGTAGATAATCAAATAAACTGTGAAAAAGACGAAGAAAGTGAAGAAGCGAATtgtgaaaaagaaaagttaATAaacaatgataatatttgtgATGAAattgatgataaaataaatgaagacgaaacaaataaaaatgatgatatagataaaaatcaaaaatcaCAAAATGATGTTAACATTGATAATAGTATTACAGAGCTAGCCAATAAAAGAGATTGcattgaaaaagaaaataaatatagttgcataaaaaacacacatagcaataataatgaCAACATAATAAGGATAGAAGACAAGCTAAATGATCAAAAAGTTGAAAATGTTTATGACGAAACTTCAAAactgaaaattataaaaaatcaaaaaactgaaaaaaataggCACCAAAAAACAAAGCGATCAAAATTAGTTCcattaaacaaaaatggaaaaaaaaaatttaacaaaGAAATGCATGTAAATAAGGATGGAAATTTTAACAAGCAAGAGGAGGGAAATATGGAAACAGCAAAATTAGTAAATGATACTGTTTTAAATGAGCAAAATAGGAATTGTATAAAAGCACAATCAACATCTTCTTCAGTATATagttatatgcataatgcgaataatatacaaaacaTGAGTTATGATAAGAATTTGATTAATCCTCCAGTACCTTCAATAGAAATGTATCATAACAATCCATGCCATATGAATGAGTTAACTAATGAACAAATGatttacaatttaaataatagaaacattggctattattattatccaTATATCCCTACGGCATATAATGATGAAGTATATctaaattaa
- a CDS encoding zinc finger protein, putative → MENALSNEHTKKDIENQNEIVHDTIEVKSMCINCEQEGVNKILKFEIPYFKNILIHSFECTLCNYRNNTIQDLNPIKEKGVKIIFSVTKNEHLDRQLIKSEYGVLKIPEINFEIPKETQKGSINTIEGFIQTALSNLTDYFINLKNMYNEANNIADDNANNKSEDVEKNANGNINKIEEKEELNKNDEINNNNYSAKDDENPSEVNEKCHQITIENYMSMIEKTIHELSRFIVSKELPFTIEIIDPSGLSSLEYYDEDINSKTVVIEHYQRSKQELNELGFYEEDFEEKKKNEEFKENNLNVNENQSIDKGDQIKKENFDFIKKYVHMNNNSDGSNNMSVKYKTINEGEESKLIESFTSNCPCCNYLGDNNFCEINIPGFKKCLILSYVCPNCNYKTSEIKSSGEINPKGKKITLTVKNKSDLNRFVIKSETASIQIPIIDLTSDYGTLGGSLTTVEGIIMQIIESLEDKFKFLLGDSSINTHINNDENNTSNNDESVANKIKNIISNLYKLCRTEEMFPFDLIIDDIASNSYISCDQVGDDTNLKEEEYERNFEQNDMLGITSMDAN, encoded by the coding sequence ATGGAAAATGCTTTAAGTAATGAACACACTAAGAAGGATATAGAAAACCAGAATGAAATAGTGCATGATACTATTGAAGTGAAGTCTATGTGCATAAATTGCGAGCAGGAGGgagtaaataaaattttaaaatttgaaatcccgtattttaaaaatattttaatacattCTTTTGAATGTACACTTTGCAattatagaaataataCTATTCAAGATTTAAATccaataaaagaaaagggtgttaaaataatttttagcgtaacaaaaaatgaacacTTAGATAGACAACTGATTAAATCAGAATATGGGGTCCTGAAAATTCctgaaataaattttgaaatacCAAAAGAAACACAAAAAGGATCTATAAATACAATTGAAGGTTTTATACAAACAGCATTAAGTAATCTTACagattattttataaacttaaaaaatatgtataatgaAGCAAATAATATTGCTGACGATAATGCAAACAACAAATCTGAAGATGTAGAAAAGAATGCAAAtggtaatataaataaaatagaagaaaaagaagaattaaataaaaatgatgaaataaacAACAATAATTATAGCGCTAAAGATGATGAAAATCCTTCGGAGGTAAACGAAAAATGCCACCAAATTACaatagaaaattatatgagtATGATTGAAAAAACAATACACGAGTTATCGAGATTTATTGTATCGAAGGAATTGCCTTTTACTATTGAAATTATAGATCCATCTGGATTAAGCTCATTAGAATATTATGATGAAGATATAAACTCTAAAACAGTTGTAATAGAGCATTATCAAAGAAGTAAACAAGAATTAAATGAACTAGGCTTTTATGAAGAAGAttttgaagaaaaaaaaaagaatgaagaatttaaagaaaataatttaaatgtaAATGAAAACCAATCAATTGATAAAGGGgaccaaataaaaaaagagaatttcgactttataaaaaaatatgtgcatatgaataataatagtgatGGATCGAATAATATGTCTgtcaaatataaaaccaTAAATGAAGGTGAAGAAAGTAAACTTATTGAATCATTTACATCCAATTGTCCATGCTGCAATTACCTAGgagataataatttttgcgaaattaatatacctggctttaaaaaatgtttaattttatcatatgtTTGTCCTAAttgtaattataaaacGAGCGAAATTAAAAGTAGTGGTGAAATTAACCctaaaggaaaaaaaattacctTAACcgttaaaaataaaagtgaTTTAAACAGATTTGTGATTAAATCTGAAACAGCATCAATCCAAATTCCAATTATTGATTTAACATCTGATTATGGAACACTTGGAGGATCACTTACTACGGTCGAAGGAATAATTATGCAAATAATAGAATCATTGGAAGataaattcaaatttttacTTGGTGATTCAAGTATAAacacacatataaataatgatgaaaataatacaagCAATAATGATGAGTCTGttgcaaataaaattaaaaatattatctctaatttatataagttATGTAGAACAGAAGAAATGTTTCCATTTGATTTAATAATTGATGACATTGCATCAAATAGTTACATATCTTGTGACCAAGTTGGAGACGATACTAATTTAAAAGAAGAAGAATATGAAAGAAATTTCGAACAAAATGATATGCTAGGTATTACATCTATGGATGCAAATTAG
- a CDS encoding YOP1-like protein, putative, with protein sequence MGLHIFPTKIVNLVNIIVSIFCPAAETYNLLFQKKDKPNEDYVHHIHFITYWIIYSLYYCLESILLIHIMNYIPFYFELKLLLFFWLYNDTFQGAGYIYFKFIEKYYGNIDKKVCDIVYTNVPKNVISLFPFEKMVQPVPMKKSSSKLRNMVSK encoded by the coding sequence ATGGGgttacatatatttccaACCAAGATAGTAAATTTggtaaatataatagtatCAATATTCTGCCCAGCAGCTgaaacatataatttattatttcaaaaaaaagacaagCCAAATGAAGATTATGTCCACCATATTCACTTTATAACATATTGGATTATTTATTCTTTATACTACTGTCTTGaatcaatattattaattcatattatgaattatatcccattttattttgagcTTAAATTATTACTCTTTTTTTGGTTATATAATGATACATTTCAAGGAGCaggatatatttattttaaattcattGAAAAGTATTATGGTAACATAGATAAAAAAGTATGTGATATAGTATATACAAATGTACccaaaaatgtaataagcCTTTTCCCTTTTGAGAAGATGGTACAACCAGTTCCCATGAAAAAATCATCAAGCAAACTTAGAAACATGGTATCCAAATAG
- a CDS encoding 40S ribosomal protein S15, putative gives MGRMYGKGKGISCSTIPYKRKQPSWLKQKPSEIEDAIIKLAKKGQTPSQIGATLRDNYGVPQVKAVTGNKILRILRAHGVATTIPEDLYFLIKKAVSMRKHLEKNKKDKDCKFRLILTESKIHRISRYYKRKKLLPSNWKYQSSTASALIA, from the coding sequence ATGGGTCGTATGTACGGTAAAGGTAAAGGTATATCCTGCTCAACCATCccatataaaagaaaacaacCTAGCTGgttaaaacaaaaaccATCTGAAATTGAAGATGCTATTATTAAGTTAGCAAAGAAGGGTCAAACTCCATCTCAAATAGGTGCAACATTAAGAGATAATTATGGAGTACCTCAAGTAAAGGCAGTTActggaaataaaattttaaggaTATTGCGAGCTCATGGTGTTGCTACAACTATTCCAGAAgatttatactttttaataaaaaaagctGTATCTATGAGAAAGCAtcttgaaaaaaataaaaaagataaagatTGCAAATTCAGATTAATTTTAACTGAATCAAAAATCCACAGAATATCCAGATACtataagagaaaaaaattgttaccTTCAAACTGGAAATACCAATCAAGCACTGCTAGTGCCCTTATTGCTTAA